One Thioclava electrotropha DNA segment encodes these proteins:
- a CDS encoding TadE/TadG family type IV pilus assembly protein, which yields MKRLKSFFSAEDGATTIEALLWLPLFIGMLAATVDVSLIFNAQSRILGIVQDVDRAYSVGRFENDEDTMARLRALLPYDETTYTVDTQVTDGIIETRVTIPMSELVATGLFTRVLNMDLTVHDYRYMES from the coding sequence TTGAAGCGTTTAAAGAGTTTCTTCTCCGCCGAAGACGGCGCCACAACGATCGAAGCATTGCTCTGGCTGCCGTTGTTTATCGGGATGCTCGCCGCGACCGTCGACGTTTCCCTCATCTTCAACGCACAGTCACGGATCCTCGGTATCGTGCAGGATGTAGATCGCGCCTACTCGGTCGGGCGGTTCGAGAATGACGAGGACACGATGGCGCGCCTGCGCGCCCTGCTCCCCTATGACGAGACCACCTACACGGTCGACACGCAAGTCACCGACGGGATCATCGAGACCCGCGTGACGATCCCGATGTCCGAACTCGTCGCCACAGGTCTTTTCACCAGAGTTCTCAACATGGACCTCACGGTCCACGACTACCGCTACATGGAGTCCTGA
- a CDS encoding polysaccharide biosynthesis/export family protein, with the protein MKPVSGPLAEEWVAGIGYEAQEGTMGAMTRIFAALCALLFLASCDTSTTNFPVNTRNVSSVEDPVAGDVAIVRLSLANVATFGAPSDLSGGRTTLPSSDYWNYRIGPGDLLDIVVYEHPELTSPAGSTRTPAEGGLRVNSDGTFYYPYVGNVRAAGRTPEQVRADLSRQLKEFIPSPQVSVRVVGYNSQTVSVTGEVGKPARIPLTSKSLTLLDAINEAGGLNETADARQVLVRRGGRSYAVDLQAFLNQGIASNNPVLRNGDVVSVQRATKLEAYLLGQLVKPGPIDLTKDDVSLTEAVTSVGGLNTNQADARGVFVFRDSPSGVIVFQLDTSSAAAYVVGTKFFLHPQDVVYVTTAPVAKWNRVVSNILPTLSTARAASALAN; encoded by the coding sequence ATGAAGCCCGTCTCAGGTCCCTTGGCCGAGGAATGGGTGGCAGGCATAGGTTACGAGGCTCAGGAGGGCACGATGGGGGCAATGACGAGGATTTTCGCGGCGCTTTGCGCGTTGCTCTTTTTGGCCTCCTGCGACACCTCGACCACAAATTTCCCGGTCAACACCCGCAATGTCAGTTCCGTCGAGGATCCGGTGGCGGGCGATGTCGCGATCGTTCGGCTCAGCCTCGCCAATGTGGCCACTTTCGGCGCACCGTCCGATCTGAGCGGCGGACGCACGACGCTGCCCTCGAGCGACTACTGGAACTACCGGATCGGGCCGGGCGACCTGCTTGATATCGTGGTTTATGAGCATCCCGAGCTGACCTCGCCCGCGGGCTCGACCCGGACGCCCGCCGAGGGTGGTCTGCGCGTCAATTCGGACGGCACCTTCTACTATCCCTATGTCGGCAATGTGCGCGCCGCGGGCCGCACGCCGGAGCAGGTGCGCGCCGATCTCTCGCGCCAGCTGAAGGAGTTCATTCCCTCGCCGCAGGTGTCGGTGCGCGTCGTGGGCTACAACTCGCAGACCGTCTCCGTCACCGGCGAGGTGGGCAAGCCTGCCCGGATCCCGCTGACCTCCAAGTCGCTTACGCTGCTTGATGCGATCAACGAGGCGGGCGGCCTGAATGAGACGGCCGATGCGCGCCAGGTGCTCGTCCGCCGCGGCGGGCGCAGCTACGCGGTCGACCTGCAGGCCTTCCTCAACCAGGGCATCGCCTCGAACAACCCCGTGCTGCGCAATGGCGATGTCGTCTCGGTGCAGCGCGCGACGAAGCTCGAAGCCTATCTCCTGGGGCAGTTGGTGAAACCCGGCCCGATCGACTTGACCAAGGATGACGTGAGCCTCACCGAAGCCGTCACCTCCGTCGGCGGGCTGAACACCAATCAGGCCGATGCGCGCGGTGTCTTCGTGTTCCGCGACAGCCCGAGCGGGGTGATCGTGTTCCAGCTCGATACCTCGAGCGCGGCGGCCTACGTGGTCGGCACGAAATTCTTCCTGCATCCGCAGGACGTCGTCTATGTCACGACCGCACCGGTCGCGAAATGGAACCGCGTGGTCTCCAACATCCTTCCGACGCTGAGCACGGCGCGCGCGGCCTCCGCGCTCGCGAACTGA
- a CDS encoding arsenate reductase/protein-tyrosine-phosphatase family protein produces MAKVGSILVVCVGNICRSPVGERLLAAALPDCKVSSAGIGAVVGASADKTMSEVAAEHGLSLDGHVARQFTAEIGAEHELILVMEAGHKREISRRAPQLGGRVMLFDQWMGGKGIADPYREPIDAHRKAFTEISAASEAWVSRLAPKR; encoded by the coding sequence ATGGCGAAAGTCGGATCCATCCTCGTCGTCTGCGTTGGCAATATCTGCCGCTCTCCTGTAGGCGAACGGCTTCTGGCCGCGGCGCTGCCTGACTGCAAGGTCAGTTCGGCGGGCATCGGCGCGGTTGTTGGTGCGAGCGCGGACAAGACCATGAGCGAAGTCGCGGCGGAACACGGGCTGAGCCTCGACGGTCACGTTGCGCGCCAGTTCACCGCCGAGATCGGCGCCGAGCACGAGTTGATCCTCGTAATGGAGGCGGGCCACAAGCGCGAGATCTCGCGTCGGGCGCCGCAACTGGGCGGGCGGGTGATGCTGTTCGATCAATGGATGGGGGGCAAAGGGATCGCCGACCCGTACCGGGAACCGATCGACGCCCATCGCAAGGCCTTCACCGAGATTTCCGCCGCGAGCGAGGCATGGGTCTCGCGGCTCGCACCGAAACGGTGA
- a CDS encoding glycosyl transferase, with the protein MKKQIICIRWGEKYGVDYVNRLYGMVARHVTPPFDFYCFTDTFEGLDPGITAMPLPELDCDMPNVRQGIWGKSRLWRSDLGGLSGPVLFLDLDVVVTGNLDAMFEYGDPDDVILTRNPNTPFERLGQTSLYRFPIGKLAPLREEFLADPQATAEKYVFEQRFVTRRTPGGVKFWPKGWVATFKWHCIRQFPINFFAPPKLPKDAKVVIFPGGLNPIDAIEGRWNSRSTHMTPMEHVKAGLRGERDGSMLRHLRHFLWPTKWVEENWRKDP; encoded by the coding sequence ATGAAGAAACAGATCATCTGTATCCGCTGGGGTGAGAAATACGGCGTCGATTACGTCAACCGCCTCTACGGTATGGTCGCGCGCCATGTGACGCCGCCCTTCGATTTCTACTGCTTCACCGACACGTTCGAGGGGCTCGATCCCGGTATCACCGCGATGCCGCTGCCCGAACTCGATTGCGACATGCCCAATGTGCGTCAGGGCATCTGGGGCAAGTCGCGGCTGTGGCGCTCTGATCTGGGCGGGCTGTCGGGGCCGGTGCTGTTTCTCGACCTCGACGTGGTCGTGACCGGCAATCTCGATGCGATGTTCGAATACGGCGACCCCGATGACGTGATCCTGACCCGCAACCCGAACACCCCGTTCGAGCGGCTGGGCCAGACCTCGCTCTACCGTTTTCCGATTGGCAAGCTGGCACCGCTGCGCGAGGAATTCCTCGCCGATCCGCAGGCCACGGCGGAGAAATACGTCTTCGAGCAGCGCTTCGTGACGCGGCGCACGCCGGGCGGCGTGAAGTTCTGGCCGAAAGGCTGGGTCGCGACCTTCAAGTGGCACTGCATCCGGCAATTCCCGATCAACTTCTTCGCGCCGCCAAAACTGCCGAAGGATGCGAAGGTGGTGATCTTCCCCGGCGGGCTGAACCCGATCGACGCGATCGAGGGGCGCTGGAACAGCCGCTCTACCCACATGACACCGATGGAGCATGTGAAGGCGGGCCTGCGCGGCGAGCGGGACGGCTCGATGCTGCGCCACCTGCGGCATTTCCTCTGGCCCACGAAATGGGTCGAGGAGAACTGGCGCAAGGATCCTTAA
- a CDS encoding glycosyltransferase family 92 protein: MLRKLLGRAKISKLGITTPEPRPDRHGIAIAAIVRNEARFIGEWARFHHAAGVRHFVIYDDASTDETRAVLQGALPPEALTIIPWAQRLSDIRLGREIHNQVLAYAHAAGNFGSDVRWMAFIDVDEFLIPTAGDDLNAALAPLGDIPNVSLPWHMFGFSGHETTPEGGMLANFTTRARDPMGDAPGLRAFKMLVDPCRLTALRVHSMETEDGQATWNDAGVKSDMSARDKPEFYSTAAVQLNHYYTRSKADLEAKIARGPNLVAKREAYRRKVMRTVNSVEADTVGDTRARDLAARLGITG; this comes from the coding sequence ATGCTGCGAAAACTGCTGGGCCGGGCGAAAATCTCGAAGCTCGGGATCACCACGCCCGAGCCGCGTCCGGACCGTCATGGCATCGCCATCGCCGCGATCGTGCGCAATGAGGCGCGGTTCATCGGCGAATGGGCGCGGTTCCACCATGCGGCAGGCGTGCGGCATTTCGTGATCTACGACGATGCCAGCACGGATGAGACCCGCGCGGTGTTACAAGGCGCGCTACCGCCCGAGGCGCTGACGATCATCCCCTGGGCACAACGGCTCAGCGATATCCGACTGGGGCGCGAAATCCACAATCAGGTACTCGCCTATGCGCATGCGGCTGGGAACTTCGGGAGCGACGTGCGCTGGATGGCCTTCATCGACGTGGACGAGTTCCTGATCCCGACCGCGGGTGACGATTTGAACGCGGCGCTTGCGCCTCTGGGCGATATCCCGAATGTCTCGCTGCCGTGGCACATGTTCGGCTTTTCGGGACATGAGACGACGCCCGAGGGCGGGATGCTCGCCAATTTCACCACCCGCGCGCGCGATCCGATGGGGGATGCGCCGGGGCTGCGGGCGTTCAAGATGCTCGTCGATCCGTGCCGCCTGACGGCGCTGCGCGTCCATTCGATGGAGACCGAGGACGGGCAGGCGACGTGGAACGACGCGGGGGTGAAATCCGACATGAGTGCGCGCGACAAGCCGGAGTTCTACTCCACCGCTGCCGTGCAGCTGAACCACTATTACACGCGCTCGAAAGCTGATCTGGAAGCCAAGATCGCGCGCGGGCCGAACCTTGTGGCCAAGCGCGAGGCTTATCGGCGCAAGGTGATGCGCACGGTCAACAGCGTCGAGGCGGATACGGTCGGGGATACGCGCGCCCGCGATCTGGCCGCGCGCCTCGGGATCACCGGTTAA
- a CDS encoding RsmB/NOP family class I SAM-dependent RNA methyltransferase, protein MTPAARYAAAIDILDRIQTGEVAERALTNWARGHRFAGSKDRAAIRDHVFDVSRCKASAALAGGGQQGRTLVAGLLRLQGTDPATVFTGEGFAPDPLSDEERAALSEPLPDAIAQLDWPDWLRDQLAADLGSDFDAISEAMRARAPVFLRVNLAKTDRAEAIAALAKDGIEAFPHPLAETALELGEGARRIQQAAAYTDGLVELQDAASQAAIASVPIAAGQRVLDYCAGGGGKALALAAACPEAQIAAHDIDAGRMRDLPVRAKRAGTKVAVRAPGDPGTGYDLVVVDAPCSGSGTWRRTPDAKWRLSAARLAELVTLQSEILDVALDLVAPGGRLVYMTCSLLSVENGAQIADFVTRHGCELVSQRQFTPLSGGDGFFVAQLQL, encoded by the coding sequence ATGACGCCCGCCGCGCGCTATGCCGCCGCCATCGATATTCTCGACCGCATCCAGACGGGCGAGGTGGCCGAGCGCGCGCTGACCAACTGGGCCCGCGGCCACCGGTTCGCGGGTTCCAAGGACCGCGCGGCAATCCGCGATCACGTCTTCGATGTGTCGCGCTGCAAGGCCAGTGCCGCGCTTGCCGGGGGCGGGCAGCAGGGTCGCACTCTAGTCGCCGGGCTGCTCCGCTTGCAGGGCACCGATCCCGCAACGGTCTTCACGGGCGAGGGCTTTGCCCCTGATCCTCTCTCCGACGAGGAGCGCGCGGCCCTGTCCGAGCCTTTGCCCGACGCAATTGCGCAACTGGACTGGCCCGACTGGCTGCGCGACCAGCTTGCCGCCGATCTCGGGTCCGACTTCGACGCCATTTCCGAGGCGATGCGCGCCCGGGCGCCGGTCTTCTTGCGCGTCAATCTTGCGAAAACAGACCGTGCGGAGGCGATCGCGGCGCTCGCCAAGGACGGGATCGAGGCGTTCCCGCATCCGCTCGCAGAGACCGCGCTGGAGCTTGGCGAGGGCGCGCGGCGCATTCAACAGGCGGCGGCCTATACGGACGGTCTGGTGGAGTTGCAGGATGCGGCGTCGCAAGCGGCCATCGCCTCTGTCCCGATCGCGGCGGGTCAGCGCGTGCTCGATTATTGCGCGGGCGGCGGGGGCAAGGCGCTGGCGCTGGCCGCAGCCTGTCCCGAGGCGCAGATCGCCGCGCATGACATCGATGCGGGGCGGATGCGCGATCTGCCCGTCCGTGCGAAACGGGCCGGGACGAAAGTGGCCGTGCGCGCGCCGGGCGATCCGGGGACGGGCTATGACCTCGTCGTGGTCGATGCGCCCTGTTCGGGCTCGGGGACCTGGCGCCGGACGCCGGATGCGAAATGGCGTCTGAGCGCTGCGCGGCTGGCCGAACTCGTGACCCTCCAGAGCGAAATTCTCGACGTCGCCCTCGACCTCGTCGCCCCCGGCGGACGTCTGGTTTACATGACGTGCTCGCTTCTCTCGGTCGAGAATGGCGCGCAGATCGCCGATTTCGTGACGCGTCACGGCTGCGAGCTCGTGTCGCAGCGGCAATTCACGCCGCTCTCCGGTGGAGACGGGTTTTTCGTCGCCCAGCTCCAGCTCTGA
- a CDS encoding pilus assembly protein TadG-related protein, translated as MNRVTITEFTAEEDGVITQLSLFWTILFLAVGSLALDVSNGYRNRVVMQDAADAAALGAMYLSSDPLITKDEAKTRAAQLAHSNLASDDGTSVITKDDVTFGYYDATNHRFVTDYAEDLDLSPAVRVMAHRTTERANAAPTFFGKVIGQDGWQINTGAVAEAYQPACLTEGLAAKGVIDLQSGNSFASGFCLYAAQYVSLNQNNLFESGAIVSMPDTSKLDIPASGFKQNDGLQEALRTSFYKLRIIDRIPKIIESMRDGTGYLPSYITNKSPTVLTGTKLDTTDFTPGNLYVLNCNSSVTISVPNKTDTGNGKKSADTADTTAEETTDPAVISEVAVIADCPVKFGNGVALENAIFANTSTDDRSFSAPQGLRIGRDDNCAPDGGAKLITMGGVSSAAKISFFGGQILAVKDVSFSAQAEGIEGVAIVSGGKIDGTSNSRFGHCDTGMEGNIEMSYFRLRM; from the coding sequence ATGAACCGCGTAACGATTACCGAATTTACCGCTGAAGAAGATGGCGTGATCACCCAGCTTTCGCTGTTCTGGACGATCCTGTTCCTCGCTGTCGGCAGTCTCGCGCTCGACGTCTCGAACGGCTATCGCAATCGGGTGGTGATGCAGGACGCGGCCGATGCGGCGGCGCTCGGCGCGATGTATCTCTCCTCTGACCCGCTGATCACCAAAGACGAGGCGAAGACCCGTGCGGCCCAGCTGGCCCATTCCAACCTCGCCTCCGATGACGGGACTTCGGTGATCACCAAAGACGACGTGACCTTCGGCTATTACGACGCGACCAATCACCGCTTCGTCACGGATTACGCCGAAGACCTCGATCTGAGCCCGGCCGTCCGCGTGATGGCCCATCGCACGACCGAGCGCGCGAACGCCGCACCCACCTTCTTCGGCAAGGTGATCGGTCAGGACGGTTGGCAGATCAACACCGGCGCCGTAGCCGAAGCCTATCAGCCCGCCTGCCTCACCGAAGGTCTGGCCGCGAAAGGCGTGATCGACCTGCAATCGGGCAACAGCTTCGCTTCGGGCTTCTGCCTCTATGCGGCGCAATATGTTTCGCTCAATCAGAACAACCTCTTCGAGAGCGGCGCGATCGTGTCGATGCCCGACACCAGCAAGCTCGACATCCCCGCCTCGGGGTTCAAGCAGAATGACGGGCTGCAAGAGGCGCTGCGCACCTCGTTCTACAAGCTGCGCATCATCGATCGCATTCCCAAGATCATCGAGTCGATGCGGGACGGCACCGGCTATCTGCCCTCCTACATCACCAACAAGAGCCCGACCGTGCTGACCGGCACCAAGCTCGACACCACCGACTTCACCCCGGGCAATCTCTATGTGCTCAACTGCAATTCGAGCGTGACGATCTCGGTCCCGAACAAGACCGATACAGGAAATGGCAAGAAAAGTGCCGATACGGCGGATACCACGGCAGAAGAGACGACCGATCCCGCCGTGATCTCGGAAGTCGCTGTGATCGCGGATTGCCCGGTGAAATTCGGCAATGGCGTTGCACTCGAAAACGCAATCTTCGCGAACACCTCGACCGACGATCGCAGCTTCTCGGCTCCGCAGGGGCTGCGCATTGGGCGCGATGACAATTGCGCCCCTGACGGCGGCGCGAAACTGATCACTATGGGCGGTGTCTCCTCGGCAGCGAAAATCTCCTTCTTCGGCGGCCAGATCCTCGCGGTGAAGGATGTGAGCTTCTCGGCACAGGCCGAGGGGATCGAAGGTGTCGCGATCGTCTCCGGCGGCAAGATCGACGGCACCTCGAACTCGCGCTTCGGTCATTGCGATACCGGGATGGAAGGCAATATCGAGATGAGCTACTTCCGGCTGCGGATGTAA
- a CDS encoding sulfotransferase: MQDRAASAQPHSLPRVVAIGFNKCGTRSLAELFRAAGHPAVHHKIREGRPVPRRIGRVMRENLAAGRKVFASAEDFTFYCDLIYSDGTVSWEGATAFREILRDYPDTILLLNFRDREGWIASRLKHGHGEFAKRELAARGLSDLEVLKDQWRAEWDAHLADVRAYMADKPDQYVEFDLDNDSADDLAARLPAYGLDAAHLQDIGRTRGKKMHPLKRLAKKLNAHLRPRFFR; encoded by the coding sequence ATGCAAGATCGCGCCGCTTCCGCGCAACCGCACTCCCTGCCGCGCGTCGTCGCAATCGGTTTCAACAAATGCGGCACGCGCTCGCTGGCCGAGCTGTTCCGCGCGGCAGGCCACCCCGCCGTTCATCACAAGATCCGCGAAGGCCGCCCGGTGCCGCGCCGCATCGGCCGGGTGATGCGCGAGAATCTCGCCGCCGGGCGCAAGGTCTTCGCCAGCGCCGAGGATTTCACCTTCTATTGCGACCTGATCTACAGCGACGGCACCGTCAGCTGGGAAGGCGCCACGGCCTTCCGCGAGATCCTGCGCGACTATCCCGACACGATCCTGCTGCTGAACTTCCGCGACCGCGAAGGCTGGATCGCCTCGCGTCTCAAGCATGGCCATGGTGAGTTTGCCAAGCGCGAACTGGCGGCGCGGGGCCTGAGCGATCTCGAGGTGCTCAAGGATCAATGGCGCGCGGAATGGGATGCGCATCTGGCCGATGTGCGCGCCTATATGGCCGACAAGCCGGATCAATACGTGGAATTCGATCTCGACAATGACAGCGCCGACGACCTCGCGGCCCGCCTGCCCGCCTATGGGCTCGATGCGGCCCATCTGCAGGATATCGGGCGCACGCGCGGCAAGAAGATGCACCCGCTCAAGCGCTTGGCGAAAAAGCTCAACGCCCATCTGCGGCCGCGCTTCTTCCGCTGA
- a CDS encoding polysaccharide biosynthesis tyrosine autokinase: MKQISEMTQKHAAQPEVEDDEIDLMALAGALLAGWKWIALAFVVAVILGAFIALRKPVIYQATGLLQLEQSQNALAALPTSMQDILGSDGGGKSEAETQIAIMSSRLVLGEAANKLNLQNFVIPRRLPVIGLLPTNLHLPDPGLLDQYQWGNESLQIGRMKVPEQWLGEMIDLRVTGADSYEVTLPDGTDLAGTVGHEITARDGDFTLAVASMDAPAGREFYVGRQSLNAAIKTMKANFSVSESPRGSNILQTSYQDTDRQRAEAILNAIATSFVEQNIERNSASAENSLDFIEKQLPDARQNVSDAEQALNAYRQKQKSVDVKYETQALLERVTKIEGELSALDLKEAELKNQYTVNHPAYQALLQNRKELQAQLDQAKKATQGLPETQKDIFNLQRNLEVAQQVYTQLLNRSQELKVVRASTVGSVRVIDKAYASTIPVAPRKSRIVALAAILGLIIGAAIVLIRRALRRGIKGAEEIEALGLPVFATVPFAQEAADLRNRKGDLPIFALEHPEAVATEALRSLRTSLHFGLLDAQTNSIQITSAAPGVGKTFMSINLAVVAAQAGQRVCVIDADMRKGYLARFLHLPKTVEGLSDYLGHEKSLAEVMRDGPVEGLKVITSGRYPPNPSELLMRAEFGTMLRQLDSEFDLIIVDAPPALAVTDPVVIGRSVGASIAVARHLETMQGAVRAVQASFEAAGTSITGAVLNGFKAEASERYGGHYQYHYNYRYSYKSDD, encoded by the coding sequence ATGAAGCAAATTTCCGAAATGACGCAGAAACATGCCGCGCAGCCCGAAGTCGAGGATGACGAGATCGACCTGATGGCGCTGGCTGGCGCGCTTCTGGCGGGCTGGAAATGGATCGCGCTGGCCTTCGTCGTCGCCGTGATCCTCGGTGCCTTCATCGCGCTGCGCAAACCGGTGATCTATCAGGCCACCGGGCTCTTGCAGCTAGAGCAATCGCAAAACGCGCTGGCCGCGCTCCCGACCTCAATGCAGGACATTCTCGGCAGCGACGGTGGCGGCAAATCGGAGGCGGAAACCCAGATCGCGATCATGTCCTCGCGGCTCGTTCTGGGGGAGGCGGCCAACAAGCTCAATCTGCAGAATTTCGTGATCCCGCGGCGCTTGCCGGTGATCGGTCTGCTGCCGACCAATCTGCATCTGCCGGATCCGGGCCTGCTCGATCAGTATCAATGGGGCAATGAGAGCCTTCAGATCGGGCGCATGAAGGTGCCGGAGCAATGGTTGGGCGAGATGATCGACCTGCGCGTCACCGGTGCGGATAGCTACGAAGTCACGCTGCCGGACGGGACCGATCTCGCTGGCACGGTGGGCCATGAGATCACGGCGCGTGATGGCGATTTCACCTTGGCCGTGGCGTCGATGGATGCCCCGGCCGGGCGGGAATTCTACGTCGGGCGGCAATCGCTCAACGCTGCGATCAAGACGATGAAGGCGAATTTCTCGGTCTCCGAGAGCCCGCGCGGCTCGAACATCCTTCAGACCTCGTATCAGGACACCGATCGGCAGCGGGCCGAAGCGATCCTGAATGCGATCGCGACCTCCTTCGTGGAACAGAATATCGAGCGCAATTCGGCCTCCGCAGAGAACAGCCTCGATTTCATCGAAAAGCAGCTTCCCGACGCCCGCCAGAACGTGTCCGACGCGGAGCAGGCGCTGAATGCCTATCGTCAGAAGCAAAAATCGGTCGACGTTAAATATGAGACGCAGGCCCTGCTGGAACGCGTCACCAAGATCGAAGGCGAACTCTCCGCGCTTGATCTGAAAGAGGCGGAGCTGAAGAACCAGTACACGGTCAATCACCCGGCCTATCAGGCGCTGCTGCAGAACCGCAAAGAGCTGCAGGCGCAGCTCGATCAGGCGAAGAAGGCGACCCAAGGTCTGCCGGAAACGCAGAAGGACATCTTCAACCTGCAGCGCAATCTCGAAGTGGCGCAGCAGGTCTACACGCAGCTGCTGAACCGTTCCCAGGAACTGAAAGTCGTGCGCGCCTCCACGGTGGGCTCGGTGCGCGTGATCGACAAAGCCTATGCGAGCACGATCCCGGTCGCGCCGCGCAAATCGCGGATCGTGGCCCTCGCGGCCATCCTCGGCCTGATCATCGGGGCGGCCATCGTGCTGATCCGTCGCGCGCTGCGCCGGGGGATCAAGGGCGCCGAAGAGATCGAGGCGCTCGGCCTTCCGGTCTTCGCAACCGTGCCCTTCGCACAGGAAGCCGCCGATCTGCGCAACCGCAAGGGCGATCTGCCGATCTTCGCGCTCGAACATCCCGAGGCGGTCGCGACCGAGGCGCTGCGCTCCTTGCGCACCTCGCTACATTTCGGGCTGCTGGATGCGCAGACCAACTCGATCCAGATCACCTCCGCCGCACCGGGCGTCGGCAAGACCTTCATGTCGATCAACCTCGCCGTGGTTGCGGCGCAGGCAGGGCAGCGGGTCTGCGTGATCGATGCGGATATGCGCAAAGGCTACCTCGCGCGCTTCCTGCATCTGCCGAAAACGGTTGAAGGCCTCTCCGACTATCTCGGCCATGAGAAATCCCTGGCGGAGGTGATGCGCGACGGGCCGGTCGAGGGGCTGAAAGTCATCACCTCGGGCCGTTATCCGCCGAACCCGTCCGAGCTGCTGATGCGGGCCGAGTTCGGGACCATGCTGCGCCAACTCGATAGCGAATTCGATCTGATCATCGTCGACGCGCCGCCCGCGCTGGCCGTGACCGATCCGGTGGTGATCGGGCGCTCGGTCGGGGCGAGTATCGCGGTTGCGCGCCATCTCGAGACGATGCAGGGCGCGGTGCGCGCGGTGCAGGCGAGCTTCGAGGCGGCGGGCACCTCAATCACCGGTGCGGTCCTCAACGGCTTCAAGGCCGAGGCGAGTGAGCGCTATGGCGGCCATTACCAATATCATTATAACTACCGCTACAGCTACAAATCCGACGACTGA